Proteins co-encoded in one Aquincola tertiaricarbonis genomic window:
- a CDS encoding Stp1/IreP family PP2C-type Ser/Thr phosphatase: MPLEFFSAIDTGRARSNNEDAVALDERAGLAVLADGMGGYNAGEVASGMLTSFIQAELGRWLHEASAQASDADVRRAMDICVDNANRAIFNAANANPQYAGMGTTLVLSVFREQRALLGHVGDSRAYRLRAGRLAQLTRDHSLLQEQLDAGLITPEQAAYSANKNLVTRAVGVEDTVLLETHLHATEPGDLYLMCSDGLSDMVPDNRIAQVLLSHESLEAAGRGLIDAANEAGGKDNIAVILVRVQDSAAGAARPWWRFKR, translated from the coding sequence ATGCCTCTCGAGTTTTTCAGCGCCATCGACACCGGTCGGGCCCGCAGCAACAACGAAGATGCCGTGGCCCTGGACGAACGGGCCGGGCTGGCGGTACTGGCCGATGGCATGGGCGGCTACAACGCCGGCGAGGTGGCCAGCGGCATGCTCACCAGCTTCATCCAGGCCGAGCTGGGCCGCTGGCTGCACGAGGCCAGCGCCCAGGCTTCCGATGCCGACGTGCGCCGCGCGATGGACATCTGCGTGGACAACGCCAACCGCGCCATCTTCAACGCGGCCAATGCCAACCCGCAGTACGCCGGCATGGGCACGACGCTGGTGTTATCGGTGTTCCGCGAGCAGCGCGCCCTGCTGGGCCACGTGGGCGACTCGCGGGCCTACCGGCTGCGGGCCGGGCGGCTGGCGCAGCTCACGCGCGACCATTCGCTGCTGCAGGAGCAGCTGGACGCCGGCCTCATCACGCCCGAGCAGGCGGCCTACTCGGCCAACAAGAACCTGGTGACGCGGGCGGTGGGCGTGGAAGACACCGTGCTGCTGGAAACCCACTTGCATGCCACCGAGCCCGGCGACCTGTACCTGATGTGCTCCGACGGCTTGTCTGACATGGTGCCGGACAACCGCATCGCGCAGGTGCTGCTGTCGCATGAGTCGCTGGAGGCCGCGGGCCGTGGGCTGATCGATGCAGCCAATGAGGCGGGTGGAAAGGA
- a CDS encoding serine/threonine-protein kinase — protein MGDSTKRPIGPAQGSERLLQRDSEFDGYRIHRLLGRGAIGAVYLASNRRGKLLALKTIDLVRQFERDELPLARERLALEALTTSRLRHPHIVRVYGCGERRGLAYLAMQALPGCTMERYTQRRHLLPEPLALQLAASVADGLAHAHAQGVVHRDIKPANVMVELPTRRVKITDFGLARLTDGTRTRTGLVLGTPAFMAPELLAGAPPHPGSDLYALGVLLFQLLTARLPYEGESMGTLLRAIAGGPPQSLRLLRPDLPAELAELTERLLDRTPRARPADGLPIARQLREMAARWQGHGVSKDAATVAPWPR, from the coding sequence ATGGGGGATTCGACGAAGCGGCCGATCGGCCCTGCCCAAGGCAGTGAACGGCTACTGCAGCGGGACAGCGAGTTCGACGGCTACCGCATCCATCGCCTGCTGGGCCGCGGCGCCATCGGCGCCGTGTACCTGGCGTCCAACCGGCGCGGCAAGCTGCTGGCCCTCAAGACCATCGACCTGGTGCGCCAGTTCGAGCGCGACGAGCTGCCGCTGGCGCGTGAGCGCCTGGCGCTGGAGGCGCTGACCACCTCGCGACTGCGCCACCCCCACATCGTGCGCGTGTACGGCTGCGGCGAGCGCCGCGGCCTGGCCTACCTGGCGATGCAGGCGTTGCCCGGCTGCACGATGGAGCGCTACACCCAGCGCCGCCACCTGCTGCCCGAGCCGCTGGCGCTGCAGCTGGCCGCCTCCGTGGCCGACGGCCTGGCCCATGCCCACGCGCAGGGTGTGGTGCACCGGGACATCAAGCCCGCCAACGTGATGGTGGAGCTGCCCACCCGGCGGGTGAAGATCACCGACTTCGGCCTGGCGCGGCTGACCGACGGCACCCGCACCCGGACCGGCCTGGTGCTGGGCACCCCGGCCTTCATGGCGCCGGAGCTGCTGGCCGGCGCACCGCCGCACCCCGGCAGCGACCTTTATGCGCTGGGCGTGCTGCTGTTCCAGCTGCTCACCGCCCGCCTGCCTTACGAAGGCGAATCCATGGGCACGCTGCTGCGCGCGATCGCGGGCGGCCCTCCGCAGTCGCTGCGCCTGTTGCGGCCCGACCTGCCGGCCGAGCTGGCCGAGCTGACGGAACGGCTGCTCGACCGCACCCCGCGCGCACGGCCCGCCGATGGCCTGCCGATCGCACGCCAGCTGCGCGAGATGGCGGCCCGTTGGCAGGGCCACGGCGTGTCAAAAGACGCAGCCACGGTCGCGCCGTGGCCACGTTGA
- a CDS encoding TerC family protein codes for MTFLSPEWLSALASIVLIDLILAGDNAIVIALAARSLPTHLQKKAILWGTIGAIVVRSLMTLVVVWLLKIPGLMLAGGLGLVWIAYKLLVPGGDEEHGGGGATTFFGAMKTIIVADALMGVDNVLGVAGAAHGAFDLVVIGLLISVPIVVWGSSVVLKLVDRFPIISYLGAGVLAFTAAKMIVGEPLLKPVFDPNEIARWAVYAVVIAGVLLAGRMMARRAEAHTGAA; via the coding sequence ATGACCTTCCTGTCTCCCGAATGGCTGTCCGCCCTGGCGTCGATCGTGCTGATCGACCTGATCCTGGCCGGTGACAACGCGATCGTGATCGCGCTGGCTGCCCGCAGCCTGCCCACCCATCTGCAGAAAAAAGCCATCCTCTGGGGCACCATCGGCGCGATCGTCGTGCGGTCGCTGATGACGCTGGTGGTGGTGTGGCTGCTGAAGATCCCCGGCCTGATGCTGGCCGGCGGCCTGGGCCTGGTGTGGATCGCCTACAAGCTGCTGGTGCCCGGCGGTGACGAAGAGCACGGCGGCGGCGGCGCCACCACCTTCTTCGGCGCGATGAAGACCATCATCGTGGCCGACGCGCTGATGGGCGTGGACAACGTGCTGGGCGTGGCCGGTGCCGCGCATGGCGCCTTCGACCTGGTGGTCATCGGCCTCTTGATCAGCGTGCCCATCGTGGTGTGGGGCAGCAGCGTGGTGCTGAAGCTGGTCGACCGCTTCCCGATCATCAGCTACCTGGGCGCCGGTGTGCTGGCCTTCACCGCGGCCAAGATGATCGTGGGTGAGCCGCTGCTCAAGCCGGTGTTCGACCCCAACGAGATCGCGCGCTGGGCGGTGTACGCCGTGGTGATCGCCGGCGTGCTGCTGGCCGGCCGCATGATGGCCCGCCGCGCCGAGGCGCACACCGGGGCGGCGTGA
- a CDS encoding TerC family protein — translation MDFASATFWAALGSIILANVLLSGDNAVVIALAARSLPPHQQKKAIFFGSAAAIVMRIALTLLAVKLLALPYLKIIGGIALVYIGVSLLVEDDGGEDEGAGAGHSSMLTAIRTILVADLVMSLDNVLAVAAAAKGDTVLLVLGLGISIPLIIFGSTMLLKVMERFPLIITLGAALLGFLAGEMTLTDPAVDNYFGHQSHLAVNAAGTIGAILVVMLGLYLKRRHSSQAAASAS, via the coding sequence ATGGACTTCGCCTCCGCCACATTCTGGGCCGCGCTGGGTTCCATCATCCTGGCCAACGTCCTGCTGTCGGGCGACAACGCCGTGGTGATCGCCCTGGCCGCCCGCTCGCTGCCGCCGCATCAGCAGAAAAAGGCGATCTTCTTCGGCAGCGCCGCCGCCATCGTGATGCGGATCGCGCTCACGCTGCTGGCCGTCAAGCTGCTGGCCCTGCCTTACCTCAAGATCATCGGCGGCATCGCGCTGGTGTACATCGGCGTCAGCCTGCTGGTGGAAGACGACGGCGGTGAAGACGAAGGCGCGGGTGCCGGTCACTCCAGCATGCTCACCGCCATCCGCACCATCCTGGTGGCCGACCTGGTGATGAGCCTGGACAACGTGCTGGCCGTGGCCGCCGCCGCCAAGGGCGACACCGTGCTGCTGGTGCTGGGCCTGGGCATCAGCATCCCGCTGATCATCTTCGGCAGCACCATGCTGCTCAAGGTGATGGAACGCTTCCCGCTGATCATCACGCTGGGCGCGGCGCTGCTGGGCTTCCTGGCCGGCGAGATGACGCTGACCGACCCCGCCGTGGACAACTACTTCGGCCACCAGTCGCACCTGGCCGTCAATGCCGCTGGCACCATCGGCGCCATCCTGGTGGTGATGCTGGGCCTGTACCTCAAGCGTCGCCATTCGTCGCAGGCCGCGGCCTCGGCCAGCTGA
- the sucD gene encoding succinate--CoA ligase subunit alpha, whose translation MSIYINKDTKVITQGITGKTGQFHTLGCQAYANGKNAFVAGVNPKKAGEKFEGIPIYASVKEAAGQTGATVSVIYVPPAGAAAAIWEAVEADLDLVIAITEGIPVRDMLEVRNKMKAKEAAGGKKTLLLGPNCPGLITPDEIKIGIMPGHIHRKGRIGVVSRSGTLTYEAVAQLTEIGLGQSSAVGIGGDPINGLKHIDVMKAFNDDPDTDAVIMIGEIGGPDEAEAARWCKDNMKKPIVGFIAGVTAPPGKRMGHAGALISGGADTADAKLAIMEECGFKVTRNPSEMGKLLKALL comes from the coding sequence ATGTCGATCTACATCAACAAAGACACCAAGGTCATCACCCAGGGCATCACCGGCAAGACGGGCCAGTTCCACACGCTCGGCTGCCAAGCCTACGCCAACGGCAAGAACGCTTTCGTCGCGGGTGTGAACCCCAAGAAGGCCGGCGAGAAGTTCGAAGGCATTCCCATCTACGCCAGCGTCAAGGAAGCCGCCGGCCAGACGGGCGCCACCGTCAGCGTGATCTACGTGCCGCCCGCGGGCGCCGCGGCCGCCATCTGGGAAGCGGTGGAAGCCGACCTGGACCTGGTGATCGCGATCACCGAAGGCATCCCCGTGCGCGACATGCTGGAAGTGCGCAACAAGATGAAGGCCAAGGAAGCGGCCGGCGGCAAGAAGACGCTGCTGCTGGGCCCCAACTGCCCGGGCCTGATCACGCCGGACGAGATCAAGATCGGCATCATGCCCGGTCACATCCACCGCAAGGGCCGCATCGGCGTCGTGTCCCGTTCGGGCACGCTGACCTATGAAGCCGTGGCGCAGCTGACCGAGATCGGCCTGGGCCAGTCCAGCGCCGTCGGCATCGGTGGCGACCCGATCAACGGCCTGAAGCACATCGACGTGATGAAGGCCTTCAACGACGATCCGGACACCGATGCGGTGATCATGATCGGCGAGATCGGTGGCCCGGACGAGGCCGAAGCCGCCCGCTGGTGCAAGGACAACATGAAGAAGCCGATCGTCGGCTTCATCGCGGGCGTCACCGCGCCTCCGGGCAAGCGCATGGGCCACGCCGGCGCGCTGATCTCGGGCGGCGCCGACACCGCGGACGCCAAGCTGGCGATCATGGAAGAGTGCGGCTTCAAGGTCACCCGCAACCCGTCGGAAATGGGCAAGCTGCTCAAGGCACTGCTGTAA
- the sucC gene encoding ADP-forming succinate--CoA ligase subunit beta has translation MKIHEYQGKEVLRQFGVPVPRGYPAFTVQEAVEAAQKLGGSVWVVKAQIHAGGRGKGGGVKLGRSMDDVKKLAGEILGMQLVTHQTGPEGQKVRRLYIEEGADIQKEFYVSLVTDRGTQKVALIASSEGGMDIEEVAHSTPEKIITEMIDPLAGLTDEQAAKVAKAIGMEGHTVDQAVTLFKNLYRCYMETDASLVEINPLNRDGKGNLIALDAKFNFDSNALFRHPEIVAYRDLDEEDPAEIEASKFDLAYISLDGNIGCLVNGAGLAMATMDTIKLFGGEPANFLDVGGGATAEKVTEAFKIMLKNPEVKGILVNIFGGIMKCDTIATGVITACKAVNLSVPLVVRMKGTNEEIGKKLLAESGLPIISADTMAEAATKIVAAVK, from the coding sequence ATGAAGATCCACGAGTACCAAGGCAAAGAAGTGCTGCGCCAGTTCGGCGTTCCGGTGCCGCGCGGTTACCCCGCGTTCACCGTGCAGGAAGCCGTCGAAGCGGCGCAGAAACTGGGCGGCAGCGTCTGGGTCGTCAAGGCGCAGATCCACGCCGGTGGCCGCGGCAAGGGCGGCGGCGTCAAGCTCGGCCGCTCGATGGACGACGTCAAGAAGCTGGCCGGCGAAATCCTCGGCATGCAGCTGGTCACGCACCAGACCGGCCCCGAAGGCCAGAAGGTCCGCCGCCTGTACATCGAAGAAGGCGCGGACATCCAGAAGGAGTTCTACGTCTCGCTGGTGACCGACCGCGGCACCCAGAAGGTGGCCCTGATCGCCTCGTCCGAAGGCGGCATGGACATCGAGGAAGTGGCCCACTCCACCCCCGAGAAGATCATCACCGAGATGATCGACCCGCTGGCCGGCCTGACCGACGAGCAGGCAGCGAAGGTGGCCAAGGCGATCGGCATGGAAGGCCACACCGTGGACCAGGCCGTGACGCTGTTCAAGAACCTGTACCGCTGCTACATGGAGACGGATGCCTCGCTGGTCGAGATCAACCCGCTCAACCGTGACGGCAAGGGCAACCTGATCGCGCTGGACGCCAAGTTCAACTTCGACTCCAACGCCCTGTTCCGCCACCCGGAAATCGTCGCCTACCGCGACCTGGATGAAGAAGACCCGGCCGAGATCGAAGCCAGCAAGTTCGACCTGGCCTACATCAGCCTGGACGGCAACATCGGCTGCCTGGTCAACGGCGCCGGTCTGGCCATGGCCACGATGGACACCATCAAGCTGTTCGGCGGCGAGCCGGCCAACTTCCTGGACGTGGGCGGTGGCGCCACCGCCGAGAAGGTCACCGAAGCCTTCAAGATCATGCTGAAGAACCCGGAGGTCAAGGGCATCCTGGTGAACATCTTCGGCGGCATCATGAAGTGCGACACCATCGCCACGGGCGTGATCACCGCCTGCAAGGCCGTGAACCTGAGCGTGCCGCTCGTCGTGCGCATGAAGGGCACGAACGAGGAAATTGGCAAGAAGCTGCTCGCCGAGTCCGGCCTGCCGATCATCAGCGCCGACACCATGGCCGAAGCCGCGACGAAGATCGTCGCCGCCGTGAAGTAA
- a CDS encoding regulatory protein RecX, which yields MATAPARLSLKARALKLLAQREHSRIELRRKLLPHAQAFCEARRQAHEQATDQQAPDDAQPAEPLETPNQCLDKLLDWLQAHRYLSEERFVESRVHARATRFGNTRIRLELAQHGLALDAEQAAQLRQSELERARTLWQRRFGSPATDPAGRAKQMRFLAGRGFSGETIRRVVQGADDEACG from the coding sequence ATGGCCACAGCGCCCGCCCGGCTTTCATTGAAGGCGCGGGCGCTCAAGCTCCTGGCGCAACGGGAGCACAGCCGGATCGAGCTGCGGCGCAAGCTGCTGCCGCATGCGCAGGCCTTCTGCGAAGCGCGCCGGCAGGCGCATGAGCAGGCCACCGACCAGCAGGCGCCCGACGACGCCCAGCCTGCCGAGCCGCTGGAAACACCGAACCAGTGCCTCGACAAGCTGCTCGACTGGCTGCAGGCGCACCGCTACCTGAGTGAAGAGCGCTTCGTCGAAAGCCGGGTGCATGCGCGGGCCACCCGCTTCGGCAACACCCGCATACGGCTGGAACTGGCGCAGCACGGCCTGGCACTCGACGCCGAGCAGGCCGCGCAGCTCAGGCAGTCCGAACTGGAACGTGCCCGCACCCTCTGGCAACGCCGGTTCGGCAGCCCGGCCACCGACCCCGCCGGGCGGGCCAAGCAGATGCGTTTCCTCGCCGGCCGGGGCTTTTCCGGCGAAACCATCCGGCGCGTGGTGCAGGGCGCGGACGACGAAGCCTGCGGGTAG
- the recA gene encoding recombinase RecA, giving the protein MDAPVKALNTEKAKALQAALSQIEKQFGKGSIMRLGDGEVVEDIQVVSTGSLGLDIALGVGGLPRGRVVEIYGPESSGKTTLTLQVIAEMQKLGGVCAFIDAEHALDAQYAQKLGVNLQDLLISQPDTGEQALEIVDALVRSGSIDLIVVDSVAALTPKAELEGEMGDALPGLQARLMSQALRKLTGTIKKTNTMVIFINQIRMKIGVMFGNPETTTGGNALKFYASVRLDIRRTGSIKKGEEVVGSETKVKVVKNKVSPPFKTAEFDILYGEGISREGEIIDMGVEARILDKSGAWYAYNGEKIGQGKDNAREFLRENRDVATEIENKVREALGIPLLPGKADGAAPAAAPTK; this is encoded by the coding sequence ATGGACGCACCCGTCAAAGCCTTGAACACCGAAAAAGCCAAAGCCCTGCAAGCCGCCCTCTCCCAAATCGAGAAGCAGTTTGGCAAGGGTTCCATCATGCGCCTGGGCGACGGCGAAGTGGTGGAAGACATCCAGGTCGTCTCCACCGGCTCGCTCGGCCTCGACATCGCGCTGGGCGTCGGCGGCCTGCCTCGCGGCCGCGTGGTCGAGATCTACGGCCCCGAATCGTCGGGCAAGACCACCCTCACGCTGCAAGTCATCGCCGAGATGCAGAAGCTCGGCGGCGTCTGCGCCTTCATCGACGCCGAACACGCGCTGGACGCCCAGTACGCGCAAAAGCTGGGCGTCAACCTGCAGGACCTGCTGATCTCCCAGCCCGACACCGGCGAGCAGGCGCTCGAAATCGTCGACGCGTTGGTGCGTTCCGGCTCCATCGACCTCATCGTGGTCGACTCGGTCGCCGCGCTCACGCCCAAGGCCGAACTGGAAGGTGAAATGGGCGACGCCCTGCCCGGCCTGCAGGCCCGGCTGATGAGCCAGGCGCTGCGCAAGCTCACCGGCACGATCAAGAAGACCAACACCATGGTCATCTTCATCAACCAGATCCGCATGAAGATCGGCGTGATGTTCGGCAACCCCGAAACCACCACCGGCGGCAATGCGCTGAAGTTCTACGCCTCGGTGCGCCTGGACATCCGCCGCACTGGCAGCATCAAGAAGGGCGAAGAAGTCGTCGGCAGCGAAACCAAGGTCAAGGTCGTCAAGAACAAGGTCTCGCCCCCGTTCAAGACCGCCGAGTTCGACATCCTGTACGGCGAAGGCATCAGCCGCGAAGGCGAAATCATCGACATGGGCGTGGAAGCGCGCATCCTCGACAAGTCCGGCGCCTGGTACGCCTACAACGGCGAAAAGATCGGCCAGGGCAAGGACAACGCCCGCGAGTTCCTGCGTGAGAACCGCGACGTCGCCACCGAGATCGAGAACAAGGTGCGCGAAGCACTGGGCATCCCGTTGCTGCCCGGCAAGGCCGACGGCGCTGCGCCGGCTGCCGCGCCCACCAAGTAA
- a CDS encoding response regulator → MRILIAEDDQVLADGLIRSLRNTGYAVDQVGSGSEADAALSAHEFDLLILDLGLPKLHGLEVLRRLRARGSSVPVLILTAADSVEQRVKGLDLGADDYMAKPFSLAELEARVRALTRRGLGSASTVIKHGPLSFDATGRVAYLNDQMVDLSARELSLLEVLLQRAGRLVSKDQLVERLCEWGEEVSNNAIEVYIHRLRKKIEQGPVRIATVRGLGYCLEKIPG, encoded by the coding sequence GTGCGCATTCTGATAGCCGAGGACGACCAGGTGCTGGCCGATGGCCTGATCCGCTCGCTGCGCAATACCGGTTATGCGGTCGATCAGGTCGGCAGTGGCAGCGAAGCCGACGCGGCTTTGTCCGCGCATGAATTCGACTTGTTGATCCTCGACCTGGGCCTGCCCAAGCTGCACGGCCTGGAGGTGCTGCGCCGGCTGCGCGCCCGCGGCTCCAGCGTGCCGGTGCTCATCCTCACCGCGGCCGACAGCGTGGAGCAACGGGTCAAGGGCCTGGACCTGGGCGCCGACGACTACATGGCCAAGCCCTTCTCGCTGGCCGAGCTGGAGGCACGGGTGCGTGCGCTCACCCGCCGCGGTCTTGGTTCGGCGTCCACCGTCATCAAGCACGGGCCGCTGAGCTTCGATGCCACCGGCCGCGTGGCCTACCTCAACGACCAGATGGTCGATCTGTCGGCACGCGAGCTGTCGCTGCTGGAGGTGCTGCTGCAGCGCGCCGGCCGGCTGGTCAGCAAGGACCAGCTGGTGGAGCGGTTGTGCGAGTGGGGCGAAGAGGTGAGCAACAACGCCATCGAGGTGTACATCCACCGCCTGCGCAAGAAGATCGAGCAGGGTCCGGTGCGCATCGCCACGGTGCGCGGGCTGGGCTACTGCCTCGAGAAGATTCCGGGCTGA
- a CDS encoding sensor histidine kinase: MPGPLREQRSLFGEILDWMLAPLLLLWPISVALTWLVAQGIANRPYDRELGELARTVARRVSVESSEFVPPLVKVKIPEAAAEILRSDDSDQVFYQVLGLRGEFLAGDRDLPVPDEERAAPGELRFRDDQVLSEPVRIAYMWLADANAPKDSVPLVQVAQTLDKRSRLATEIFRGVILPQFVILPVAVLLVWLALARGLAPLNALQRRIRERESHDLSPIEERDAPDEVAPLVRSINDLLARLDLSISAQKHFLADAAHQLKTPLAGLRMQAELAQRELDSGGDVASVKRSLQQIARSTQRAAHMVNQLLAMARAEDKEQARKTQEVSLPRLAVETVRDFVPRALEKRIDLGYEGPDAHSAGPSMRIQGQPVLVRELVRNLVDNALQYTPSGGAVTVRVVADPFGQVVVLQVEDNGPGIPEAERELVFQAFYRALGTNVDGSGLGLAIVREIALQHGAVVAVEDAHPRNTPPGTRFTVRFPVAPEG, encoded by the coding sequence ATGCCCGGCCCCCTGCGCGAGCAGCGCTCGCTGTTCGGCGAGATCCTGGACTGGATGCTGGCGCCGCTGCTGCTGCTGTGGCCCATCAGCGTGGCGCTCACCTGGCTGGTGGCGCAAGGCATTGCCAATCGACCTTACGACCGTGAGCTGGGCGAGCTGGCGCGCACGGTGGCGCGCCGGGTGTCGGTGGAGAGCAGCGAGTTCGTGCCGCCGCTGGTGAAGGTGAAGATCCCCGAGGCCGCGGCCGAGATCCTGCGCAGCGACGACAGCGACCAGGTCTTCTACCAGGTGCTGGGCCTGCGCGGCGAGTTCCTGGCCGGCGACCGCGACCTGCCGGTGCCCGACGAAGAACGTGCCGCGCCGGGCGAGCTGCGCTTTCGCGACGACCAGGTGCTGAGCGAGCCGGTGCGCATCGCCTACATGTGGCTGGCCGATGCCAACGCCCCGAAGGACAGCGTGCCGCTGGTGCAGGTGGCGCAGACGCTGGACAAGCGCTCCCGCCTGGCCACCGAGATCTTCCGCGGCGTGATCCTGCCGCAGTTCGTCATCCTGCCGGTGGCGGTGCTGCTGGTGTGGCTGGCGCTGGCGCGCGGGCTGGCGCCGCTCAATGCGCTGCAGCGGCGCATCCGCGAGCGCGAAAGCCACGACCTCTCGCCGATCGAGGAGCGTGATGCGCCCGACGAGGTGGCGCCGCTGGTGCGCTCGATCAACGACCTGCTGGCGCGGCTGGACCTGTCCATCAGCGCGCAGAAGCACTTTCTGGCCGATGCGGCCCACCAGCTGAAGACGCCGCTGGCCGGCCTGCGCATGCAGGCCGAGCTGGCGCAGCGTGAGCTGGACAGCGGCGGCGACGTGGCCTCGGTCAAGCGCTCGCTGCAGCAGATCGCCCGTTCCACGCAGCGGGCGGCGCACATGGTCAACCAGCTGCTGGCGATGGCTCGGGCCGAGGACAAGGAGCAGGCGCGCAAGACGCAGGAGGTGAGCCTGCCGCGGCTGGCGGTGGAGACGGTGCGCGACTTCGTGCCACGCGCGCTGGAAAAGCGCATCGACCTCGGCTACGAAGGGCCGGACGCACACAGCGCTGGCCCTTCCATGCGCATCCAGGGCCAGCCCGTGCTGGTGCGCGAGCTGGTGCGCAACCTGGTGGACAACGCGCTGCAGTACACGCCTTCGGGCGGCGCGGTGACGGTGCGTGTGGTGGCCGATCCGTTTGGCCAGGTGGTGGTGCTGCAGGTGGAGGACAACGGCCCCGGCATTCCGGAGGCTGAGCGCGAGCTGGTGTTCCAGGCCTTCTACCGCGCGCTGGGCACCAACGTGGACGGCTCGGGCCTGGGCCTCGCCATCGTGCGCGAGATCGCGCTGCAGCACGGCGCGGTGGTGGCGGTGGAAGACGCCCACCCGCGCAACACGCCGCCGGGCACCCGCTTCACGGTGCGCTTTCCGGTAGCCCCTGAAGGCTAG
- the rodA gene encoding rod shape-determining protein RodA, with amino-acid sequence MSAVIERPSLWVRLRPLFVGYDYWLIVAILLLAAGGLVTMYSAGFDHGTRFVDHGRNMMLGAAVLLLVAQVPPQRLMMLAVPVYAVGVALLVATAIFGITKKGATRWLDVGIVVQPSEILKIGMPLMMAWWFQKREGQLRALDFVVGGLILAIPVGLVMKQPDLGTAILILAGGLYVMFFAGLSWKLILPVLVVGVVGITALVLSEEAICQPDVVWPVLREYQKHRVCTLLDPTQDPLGKGFHIIQGMIAIGSGGIHGKGFMNGTQTHLEFIPERTTDFIFAAFSEEFGLAGVAGLLVGFTFLLFRGLVIAAEAPTMFARLLAGALSLSIFTYCFVNMGMVSGILPVVGVPLPFISYGGTAMVTMGLGLGMLMSIAKSRRLMQS; translated from the coding sequence ATGAGCGCCGTCATTGAACGCCCCTCGCTGTGGGTGCGGCTGCGCCCGCTGTTCGTGGGCTACGACTACTGGCTGATCGTGGCCATCCTGCTGCTGGCCGCAGGCGGCCTGGTGACGATGTACTCCGCCGGCTTCGACCACGGCACACGCTTCGTCGACCATGGCCGCAACATGATGCTGGGCGCTGCGGTGCTGCTGCTGGTGGCGCAGGTGCCGCCGCAGCGGCTGATGATGCTGGCCGTGCCCGTGTACGCCGTGGGCGTGGCCTTGCTGGTGGCCACGGCCATATTCGGCATCACCAAGAAGGGCGCCACGCGCTGGCTGGACGTGGGCATCGTGGTGCAGCCCAGCGAGATCCTGAAGATCGGCATGCCATTGATGATGGCCTGGTGGTTCCAGAAGCGCGAAGGCCAGCTGCGCGCGCTCGATTTCGTGGTGGGCGGGCTGATCCTGGCCATCCCCGTCGGCCTGGTGATGAAGCAGCCCGACCTGGGCACGGCCATCCTCATCCTGGCGGGCGGGCTGTACGTGATGTTCTTCGCCGGCCTGAGCTGGAAGCTCATCCTGCCGGTGCTGGTGGTGGGCGTCGTCGGCATCACCGCGCTGGTGCTGTCGGAGGAGGCGATCTGCCAGCCCGACGTGGTGTGGCCGGTGCTGCGCGAGTACCAGAAGCACCGCGTGTGCACACTGCTGGACCCCACGCAGGACCCGCTGGGCAAGGGCTTCCACATCATCCAGGGGATGATCGCGATTGGCTCCGGCGGCATCCATGGCAAGGGCTTCATGAACGGCACCCAGACCCACCTGGAGTTCATCCCCGAACGCACCACCGACTTCATCTTCGCGGCCTTCAGCGAAGAGTTCGGCCTGGCCGGCGTGGCCGGGCTGCTGGTGGGCTTCACCTTCCTGCTGTTCCGCGGGCTGGTGATCGCCGCCGAAGCGCCCACCATGTTCGCCCGCCTGCTGGCCGGCGCGCTGTCGCTGAGCATCTTCACCTACTGCTTCGTGAACATGGGCATGGTCAGCGGCATCCTGCCGGTGGTGGGCGTGCCGCTGCCCTTCATCAGCTACGGCGGCACCGCCATGGTCACGATGGGCCTGGGGCTGGGCATGCTGATGTCCATCGCCAAGAGCCGGCGGTTGATGCAGAGCTAG